A genomic stretch from Sphaerodactylus townsendi isolate TG3544 linkage group LG15, MPM_Stown_v2.3, whole genome shotgun sequence includes:
- the LOC125444774 gene encoding inactive phospholipase C-like protein 2 isoform X2, with product MADGPPAGLPPSGSPRPGPVRAPPPPTAGSQLSPLRRSGGSACSSRDNSAERDPPGLARTAPAAGIMKDGSRQRSLQKKTVSFSTMPSSRKLSSTAACISFMLEGCEMKKVRSNSRMYSRFFVLDPDLRFMHWEPSKKDSDKAKIEIKSVKEVRVGKKTPILRSNGLSDQFPDECAFSIIYGDNYESLDLVASSADVVNAWVMGLRYLASYGKHTLGGAPETSRPNPRTSWVSSVFDIADLEKEGRIPVSRAMQLIRALNPGMKASMIELKFKELQKAASEKPREEVSCEVFVEAYCELCTRPEVFFLLVQFSSNKEYMGLKDLTIFLEAEQGMEGVTEEMCMEIISKYEPSKEGREKGYLAIDGFTRYLLSADCSIFDPQHRRVCQDMSQPLSHYFISSAHGACLAEDSCFWGGSTSDIGGYVAALKAGCRSLELVVCDGPSGEPVVGAGARLAFSRVVGAVAEYAFEASEFPLILCLSVHCCCAQQRVVVEHLRKTFGDKLYLVPPNPNEGYLPSPERLKRCVLIQGRKLPPSCQSSEGEVSDDEETSELGLLPSEERREQPHHRRVLCHELSDLVSLCQMVSFQGFEASRRVQRYWEVCSFSEVEAGRYANEEPEDFVAYNKRFLSRVYPSPMRIDASNMNPQDFWKCGCQMVAMNYQTPGLMMDLNAGWFRQNGSCGYVLRPAIMRDEVSYFSVNRRDAFPGISAQLLHLKIISGQNLPKPKGSGAKGDVVEPYVCAEIHGIPADCIEKRTKTVLQSGDNPVFEESLEFQVNLPELAILRFMVLDDDYIGDEFIAQYTIPFECLQTGYRHVPLQSISGDALPNATLFVHVAITNRRGGGKAHRRGLSGRKGRRMREYTSTKATGIKAIDEVFRTATPPLREATDLRENMQVPRTLWSPSRSCAA from the exons GACGGATCTCGCCAGCGCTCCCTGCAGAAGAAGACTGTCTCCTTCAGCACCATGCCGAGCAGCCGCAAGCTCAGCAGCACAGCGGCCTGCATCTCCTTTATGCTGGAGGGCTGCGAGATGAAGAAGGTGCGCTCCAACTCGCGCATGTACAGCCGGTTCTTCGTGCTGGACCCTGACCTGCGTTTCATGCACTGGGAGCCGTCCAAGAAAGACTCTGACAAAGCCAAGATCGAGATCAAGTCAGTCAAGGAGGTGCGCGTTGGGAAGAAGACTCCCATCCTGCGCTCCAATGGCCTCTCGGACCAGTTCCCAGATGAGTGTGCGTTCTCCATCATCTACGGAGACAACTATGAGTCCTTGGATCTCGTAGCGAGCTCTGCCGACGTGGTGAATGCGTGGGTCATGGGGCTGCGGTACTTGGCATCCTATGGAAAGCACACTCTGGGGGGAGCTCCCGAGACCAGCCGTCCGAACCCCCGCACCTCATGGGTCTCCTCTGTCTTCGACATTGCGGACTTGGAGAAGGAGGGCCGAATCCCAGTTTCTCGGGCCATGCAGCTCATTCGGGCCCTCAACCCTGGTATGAAAGCCTCTATGATCGAGCTGAAGTTCAAAGAGCTCCAGAAAGCAGCCAGCGAGAAGCCCAGGGAAGAGGTGAGCTGTGAGGTCTTTGTGGAGGCCTACTGTGAGCTGTGCACCCGGCCTGAGGTATTTTTCCTTCTGGTCCAGTTTTCCAGCAATAAAGAATACATGGGCTTGAAGGATCTCACAATCTTCTTAGAGGCAGAGCAGGGCATGGAAGGGGTGACCGAAGAAATGTGCATGGAGATCATCAGCAAATACGAGCCGTCCAAGGAAGGCCGAGAAAAGGGTTACTTGGCCATCGACGGCTTCACTCGCTACCTCCTCTCGGCCGACTGCTCCATATTCGACCCGCAGCACCGCCGAGTGTGCCAGGACATGAGCCAACCGCTGTCTCATTATTTCATCAGCTCTGCACATGGAGCGTGTCTGGCTGAGGACAGTTGTTTCTGGGGGGGCTCAACCTCGGACATTGGGGGTTACGTGGCGGCTCTCAAGGCTGGCTGCCGCAGCTTGGAACTGGTAGTATGTGACGGCCCTTCCGGAGAGCCAGTGGTCGGTGCCGGTGCCCGCTTGGCTTTCTCGAGAGTGGTGGGCGCTGTTGCGGAATATGCCTTCGAAGCATCAGAGTTCCCTCTCATCCTGTGCCTCTCTGTGCACTGCTGCTGTGCACAGCAGAGGGTGGTTGTGGAACATCTGAGGAAGACTTTTGGGGACAAGCTGTACCTGGTGCCCCCAAATCCCAATGAAGGATATCTTCCCTCTCCAGAAAGGCTCAAGAGATGCGTCCTGATCCAAGGCCGGAAGCTGCCTCCCAGCTGCCAGTCGAGTGAGGGGGAGGTATCTGACGACGAGGAGACGTCAGAGCTAGGACTGCTGCCCAGCGAGGAGCGTCGGGAGCAGCCCCACCACCGACGGGTCCTGTGCCATGAGCTCTCTGACTTGGTGAGCTTGTGCCAGATGGTTTCTTTCCAAGGCTTCGAGGCCTCTCGACGAGTCCAACGCTATTGGGAAGTGTGTTCCTTCAGCGAGGTGGAAGCCGGGCGATATGCCAACGAGGAGCCAGAAGATTTCGTGGCCTACAACAAGCGCTTCCTATCGCGGGTTTATCCCAGCCCTATGCGCATTGATGCCAGCAACATGAACCCGCAGGACTTCTGGAAGTGCGGCTGCCAGATGGTCGCCATGAACTACCAGACCCCAGGCCTCATGATGGACCTGAATGCGGGCTGGTTCCGCCAGAACGGGAGCTGTGGCTATGTCCTGCGTCCGGCCATTATGCGCGACGAGGTGTCCTACTTCAGCGTGAACAGAAGGGATGCTTTCCCCGGCATCTCGGCCCAACTGCTACACCTCAAGATCATCAGTGGGCAGAATCTGCCCAAGCCCAAGGGCTCTGGTGCCAAGGGTGATGTGGTGGAGCCATATGTCTGTGCTGAGATACATGGCATCCCTGCAGACTGTATTGAGAAGCGCACTAAGACGGTGCTGCAAAGCGGGGACAACCCTGTGTTTGAGGAGAGTCTGGAGTTCCAGGTGAACCTTCCTGAGCTGGCAATCCTCCGGTTCATGGTGCTCGATGACGATTACATCGGGGACGAGTTCATCGCGCAGTACACCATCCCCTTTGAATGCCTCCAGACGGGTTACCGCCACGTACCCCTCCAGTCTATCTCTGGTGATGCCCTCCCCAACGCGACTTTGTTTGTGCATGTGGCCATCACCAACCGGAGAGGTGGGGGCAAAGCGCACCGGCGGGGGCTCTCAGGGCGCAAGGGACGGCGCATGCGGGAGTACACATCCACAAAGGCCACAGGAATCAAGGCCATAGATGAGGTGTTCCGCACCGCCACTCCACCGTTGCGGGAGGCGACAGACCTGCGGGAGAACATGCAGGTACCCAG AACGCTCTGGTCTCCTTCAAGGAGTTGTGCGGCTTAA